In Thermomonas paludicola, the following are encoded in one genomic region:
- a CDS encoding rhomboid family intramembrane serine protease: MFIAIPPRQQRRIAWATPLLFAALWLAYVVAALRAPAGSLATVLDWGVLTGGLDTAAAWRQALADGSALRLISGLFLHADWIHLLGNLVFLLIFGLPAERTMGGRRFLLLFLLGGAVSNLAAVLAIDAPDRVVIGASGAVSAVIGAYLALFPGARLGVVLPLGLFLQFVRVPAFLLIGLWALLQLVFAYSGPAFGSVAWPAHIAGFVFGVLFALLTRAAIARRLRRNRGY; the protein is encoded by the coding sequence ATGTTCATCGCCATTCCGCCCCGCCAACAACGCCGCATCGCCTGGGCCACCCCACTGCTGTTTGCAGCACTGTGGCTGGCCTATGTGGTGGCGGCGCTGCGCGCGCCGGCGGGCAGTCTTGCCACCGTGCTGGACTGGGGCGTGCTGACGGGGGGGCTGGACACCGCCGCCGCCTGGCGGCAGGCGCTGGCCGACGGCAGCGCGTTACGGCTGATCTCCGGCTTGTTCCTGCACGCGGATTGGATCCATCTGCTCGGCAACCTGGTGTTCCTGCTGATCTTCGGTCTGCCGGCCGAACGCACCATGGGTGGGCGCCGGTTCCTGCTGCTGTTCCTGCTGGGCGGCGCGGTCTCCAACCTGGCCGCAGTGCTGGCCATCGATGCGCCGGATCGCGTGGTGATTGGCGCCAGCGGCGCCGTGTCGGCGGTCATCGGCGCCTATCTTGCGCTGTTCCCCGGGGCGCGTTTGGGCGTGGTGTTGCCGCTTGGCCTGTTCCTGCAGTTCGTGCGGGTGCCGGCATTCCTGCTGATTGGCCTGTGGGCGCTGCTGCAGCTGGTCTTCGCTTACAGCGGGCCAGCGTTCGGTTCCGTGGCCTGGCCCGCACACATCGCGGGCTTCGTATTCGGCGTGTTGTTCGCCTTGTTGACGCGCGCGGCGATTGCCCGTCGCCTGCGCCGCAATCGCGGTTACTGA
- a CDS encoding S41 family peptidase produces MRARLLSLLIAFALHPALAAAQAVPAQAEPAQADGQAASLEDADPDAVALQSAKVPLDEIRRYVTVYNAIKQAYVDPVDDHKLMQSAVRGLLFDLDPHSAYLEKADADEFNEQTRGTYDGVGVQLQQLPDGTLRVVAPLDGSPAEKAGLRSGDRIVAIDGKLLAAGQGDVSTPLRGKAGSKVVLKVVREGVKGTFELSITRDTIRTASVRSRMLEPGFGYIRIASFQASTATDFVKQLDALQKSAPLRGLLLDLRSNPGGLLIGAVQIADELLDKGGIVSTRGREAIGNSHFDATPGDRLHGAPLVVLVDAGSASAAEVLAGALHDNKRARVIGSRTFGKGSVQTLLPLDNGDSVKLTTARYYTPSGHSIQALGIEPDVVLHPVDTPRRAPPISEAELPNHLAAESDVQEGDNAGEVLPGTKPIDAALAELKTLAGVAVAPKPVAGKPAAGKRQ; encoded by the coding sequence ATGCGCGCCAGGCTTCTTTCCCTTCTGATCGCGTTTGCATTGCATCCCGCGCTGGCTGCTGCGCAAGCCGTGCCTGCACAGGCCGAGCCTGCACAGGCGGACGGGCAGGCTGCGTCGCTGGAGGATGCCGATCCCGATGCGGTTGCGCTGCAGTCGGCCAAGGTCCCGCTGGACGAGATCCGGCGCTACGTCACGGTGTACAACGCAATCAAGCAAGCCTACGTGGATCCCGTGGATGACCACAAGCTGATGCAGTCGGCGGTGCGCGGACTGCTGTTCGATCTGGATCCGCACAGCGCCTACCTGGAAAAAGCCGATGCTGACGAATTCAACGAACAGACCCGTGGAACTTACGACGGCGTAGGCGTTCAGCTGCAGCAGCTGCCGGATGGCACGCTGCGGGTGGTGGCGCCGCTGGATGGCAGTCCGGCGGAAAAGGCCGGGCTGCGCAGTGGCGATCGCATCGTCGCCATTGACGGCAAATTGCTGGCGGCCGGGCAGGGGGACGTCTCCACGCCGCTGCGCGGAAAAGCCGGCAGCAAGGTCGTGTTGAAGGTGGTGCGCGAAGGCGTGAAGGGGACGTTCGAACTCTCCATCACGCGCGACACCATCCGCACGGCAAGCGTGCGTTCGCGCATGCTGGAGCCGGGTTTTGGATACATCAGGATCGCCAGTTTCCAGGCATCGACGGCCACCGATTTCGTCAAGCAGCTGGATGCGTTGCAAAAAAGCGCGCCGTTGCGCGGGCTGCTGCTGGACTTGCGCAGCAATCCCGGCGGGCTGCTGATTGGCGCGGTGCAGATCGCCGACGAATTGCTGGACAAGGGGGGCATCGTCAGTACCCGCGGGCGGGAGGCGATCGGCAACAGCCACTTCGACGCCACTCCCGGCGATCGCCTGCACGGCGCGCCGCTGGTGGTGCTGGTGGACGCGGGATCGGCCAGCGCAGCAGAGGTATTGGCGGGTGCCTTGCATGACAACAAGCGCGCGCGCGTGATCGGCAGTCGCACTTTCGGCAAGGGCTCGGTGCAAACCCTGTTGCCGCTCGACAACGGCGATTCGGTGAAGCTGACCACGGCGCGCTACTACACGCCCAGCGGACATTCGATCCAGGCGCTGGGCATCGAGCCGGACGTGGTGCTGCATCCCGTTGACACCCCGCGCCGGGCGCCGCCGATCAGCGAGGCCGAGCTTCCCAATCATCTTGCGGCCGAGTCCGATGTGCAGGAAGGTGACAACGCAGGTGAAGTCCTGCCTGGCACCAAGCCCATCGATGCCGCGCTGGCGGAATTGAAAACGCTGGCGGGCGTGGCGGTGGCGCCCAAGCCGGTTGCTGGCAAGCCGGCTGCCGGCAAGCGTCAGTAA
- a CDS encoding murein hydrolase activator EnvC family protein, protein MHVRAAMVFVLLVLAVFAAGPGVAQDQHEAEQRLHKVRGELQAVAAERRQLEGQRGDASRRLREADALVGGTQRALQQTQSVLQRDGAQLAALQAERATYSGNLQARRAELVQLLRAAQVQGDAAALKALLAQDHVAEAGRSLALQGYLQRAQVKRIRALAADIARVQALEDAITQRRAALGEAQRKQAQQLAQLQQARQQRAGLLASLEHQYQDRSAREKALGQDAKALQNLLGQLRAAAAKAARDAARARAEADRLAKAGGKPTPRRAPLASAPALRVGGLGWPVTGNLLAAFGGRLPDGRRSDGVLIAAPAGAAVTAVADGTVVFADWMTGYGNILIVDHGNGYMSLYAHNDALQRTAGDAVKRGDRLATVGSSGGQGAPSLYFELRHNGAPVNPAAWLTRR, encoded by the coding sequence ATGCACGTGCGCGCGGCCATGGTGTTCGTGCTGCTGGTGCTTGCCGTCTTTGCCGCAGGCCCGGGCGTTGCGCAAGACCAGCATGAAGCGGAGCAGCGCCTGCACAAGGTGCGCGGCGAACTGCAGGCGGTTGCCGCCGAACGGCGCCAACTGGAGGGGCAGCGCGGCGATGCGAGCCGCCGACTGCGCGAGGCCGATGCGCTGGTGGGCGGCACGCAGCGCGCCTTGCAGCAAACCCAGTCGGTGCTGCAGCGGGATGGCGCGCAATTGGCCGCGTTGCAGGCCGAGCGGGCGACGTATTCCGGCAATCTGCAGGCGCGCAGAGCCGAGCTGGTGCAGCTGCTGCGCGCGGCGCAGGTGCAGGGCGATGCTGCCGCATTGAAGGCGCTGCTGGCGCAGGATCACGTGGCGGAAGCCGGGCGGTCGCTGGCGCTGCAGGGGTATCTGCAACGCGCGCAGGTCAAGCGCATCCGCGCGCTTGCCGCCGACATCGCGCGCGTTCAGGCACTGGAGGATGCGATCACGCAGCGTCGCGCCGCGTTGGGGGAGGCCCAGCGCAAGCAGGCGCAGCAGTTGGCGCAGCTGCAGCAGGCGCGCCAACAGCGCGCAGGATTGCTGGCCAGTCTTGAGCACCAGTACCAGGATCGCAGCGCGCGCGAAAAGGCCCTGGGGCAGGATGCCAAGGCGCTGCAGAATCTGCTGGGCCAGCTGCGTGCGGCGGCGGCCAAGGCAGCGCGTGATGCCGCCCGTGCCCGTGCCGAAGCCGACCGCCTGGCAAAGGCCGGGGGCAAACCCACGCCTCGGCGGGCTCCCCTGGCCAGCGCGCCGGCACTGCGTGTGGGTGGGCTGGGGTGGCCGGTGACCGGGAACCTGTTGGCCGCGTTTGGCGGTCGCCTGCCAGATGGGCGACGCAGCGACGGCGTGTTGATCGCTGCGCCAGCCGGTGCGGCGGTGACGGCGGTGGCGGATGGCACGGTGGTGTTTGCCGACTGGATGACCGGCTACGGCAATATCCTGATCGTCGATCACGGCAACGGTTACATGAGCCTGTATGCCCACAACGACGCTTTGCAGCGGACAGCCGGCGATGCAGTCAAGCGCGGCGATCGGCTGGCCACGGTCGGCAGCTCGGGCGGGCAGGGTGCGCCGTCGCTGTATTTCGAGCTGCGCCACAATGGCGCCCCGGTGAACCCGGCAGCGTGGCTGACCCGGCGCTGA
- the gpmI gene encoding 2,3-bisphosphoglycerate-independent phosphoglycerate mutase: MSTSSSPRPKPVVLLILDGWGHREETADNALALADLPNWRSLLASRPHTLIHTEGRFVGLPDGQMGNSEVGHMNLGAGRIVYQDLTRVDAAIEDGSFFANAELNAACAAVKGNGGTLHVLGLLSPGGVHSHERHIFAMLELAHRAGVPHVAVHAFLDGRDTPPQSADASLRALQALCDRLGNARIASVSGRYYAMDRDKRWDRLLRAWNAIVDADGEQRAADAMSALHAAYARGENDEFVAPTSLDGAVPMQDGDAVVFMNFRADRARQLTAAFVEPAFDGFSAQRPALSRFVCLSEYDASLPAPTAFAADDLRHTLGEVVAEAGLTQLRIAETEKYAHVTFFFSGGREALFAGEQRILIPSPKVATYDQQPEMSCPELTEKLVAAIASQHFDVIICNIANPDMVGHSGILEAAILAAQAVDVAIGRVVEAVRATGGALLVTADHGNLEMMRDPLTGQPHTAHTVGPVPLVYVGDRAASLRAGGALRDVAPTLLDLLGLPQPADMTGQSLLLPG; encoded by the coding sequence GTGTCCACGTCTTCCTCGCCGCGTCCCAAGCCCGTCGTCCTGTTGATCCTGGATGGTTGGGGACATCGCGAGGAGACCGCCGACAATGCGCTGGCGCTGGCGGACCTGCCGAATTGGCGGAGCCTGTTGGCTTCCCGCCCGCACACCTTGATCCACACCGAAGGTCGCTTCGTGGGCTTGCCGGATGGACAGATGGGCAATTCCGAAGTCGGCCACATGAATCTGGGCGCGGGTCGGATCGTCTATCAGGACCTGACCCGTGTGGATGCCGCCATCGAGGACGGCAGCTTCTTCGCCAATGCCGAGTTGAATGCCGCCTGTGCCGCGGTGAAGGGCAATGGCGGCACGCTGCATGTCCTGGGCCTGTTGTCGCCGGGCGGCGTGCACAGCCACGAGCGCCACATCTTCGCCATGCTGGAGCTGGCACATCGTGCCGGCGTGCCGCACGTGGCCGTGCATGCGTTCCTGGATGGGCGCGACACGCCACCGCAGTCGGCAGACGCCAGCCTGCGCGCCCTGCAGGCGCTCTGCGACCGCTTGGGCAATGCGCGCATCGCCAGCGTCAGCGGGCGCTACTACGCGATGGATCGCGACAAGCGCTGGGATCGCCTGCTGCGGGCGTGGAACGCGATCGTCGATGCCGATGGCGAACAGCGCGCCGCCGATGCGATGTCCGCGCTGCACGCCGCCTATGCGCGAGGCGAAAACGACGAATTCGTGGCGCCCACTTCGCTGGACGGCGCGGTGCCCATGCAGGATGGCGATGCCGTGGTGTTCATGAACTTCCGCGCCGACCGCGCGCGCCAGCTCACGGCGGCGTTCGTCGAGCCTGCGTTCGATGGGTTCAGCGCCCAGCGCCCGGCGTTGTCGCGCTTCGTCTGCTTGAGCGAGTACGACGCCAGTCTGCCCGCGCCGACAGCGTTCGCGGCGGATGACCTGCGCCACACCCTGGGCGAAGTGGTGGCGGAGGCCGGCTTGACCCAGCTACGCATTGCCGAAACCGAGAAATACGCGCACGTCACGTTCTTCTTCAGCGGTGGGCGAGAAGCATTGTTTGCGGGCGAGCAGCGCATCCTGATTCCAAGCCCGAAGGTTGCCACGTACGACCAGCAGCCGGAAATGAGCTGCCCCGAGCTGACCGAAAAACTGGTGGCAGCCATTGCGAGCCAGCACTTCGACGTGATCATCTGCAATATCGCCAATCCCGACATGGTGGGCCACAGCGGGATTCTGGAAGCCGCGATTCTCGCCGCGCAGGCGGTGGATGTGGCAATCGGCAGGGTCGTCGAGGCGGTGCGCGCAACGGGTGGCGCGCTGCTTGTCACGGCGGACCACGGCAACCTGGAAATGATGCGCGACCCGCTTACCGGCCAGCCGCATACCGCGCATACCGTGGGACCGGTGCCGCTGGTCTATGTCGGCGATCGCGCTGCATCGCTGCGCGCAGGCGGCGCGCTGCGTGACGTTGCCCCGACCCTGCTTGACCTGTTGGGCCTGCCCCAGCCAGCCGACATGACTGGCCAGAGCCTGTTGCTGCCGGGCTGA
- a CDS encoding M28 family metallopeptidase: MRNLTLCLAMLALCGCGPRSADTSSSSAVAGDANPPPVAAGNHAFVPAISAGDFAEHVQRLAADDFGGRGPGTSGEDKTVEYIRSQFARIGLQPGNGGDWYQTVPMVETIADAATTLTLKSGGAEQVLAFGTDMVIGTRTGQPVISLKDSPLVFVGYGVDAPERGWNDYDGIDVRGKTVVMLVNDPGFHANEAALFDGKRMTYYGRWTYKFEEAARKGAAAALIIHDTAGASYGWDVVKNSWSGPQYDLPAGSDPDPRLPAQGWITDGAATALCKAAGQDLPTLRAAANRRGFKAVPLAATASMTLKSSSVEKSSRNVLGLLPGSDAADEAIVYMAHWDHLGTHPGEPGDNIYNGAVDNATGVAGILEIAEAFRKAKTPPKRSILFLAVTLEESGLLGSKYYVGHPVIPLDKTVAVINLDALSPTGKAHDLTVVGNGSSQLEDLLKAVLTPQQRRIVAETNTAAGYYFRSDHFNFAKAGVPALYIDSGTDLIDGGQTAGDAASKDYTEHRYHKPGDQFDAATWRLDGIIEDLETVYDLGQTLANDGQWPNWSPGNPFKAARDKMMARPAAARTP; encoded by the coding sequence ATGCGCAACCTCACGCTTTGCCTTGCCATGCTGGCGCTGTGCGGGTGCGGCCCGCGCAGCGCCGACACCTCGTCGTCCTCCGCAGTCGCCGGCGATGCCAACCCACCCCCGGTGGCCGCGGGCAACCATGCCTTCGTGCCCGCCATCAGCGCCGGGGATTTTGCGGAACACGTGCAGCGACTGGCGGCTGACGACTTTGGCGGTCGCGGGCCGGGCACGAGCGGCGAAGACAAGACCGTCGAGTACATCCGCTCGCAGTTCGCACGTATTGGTCTGCAGCCCGGCAACGGCGGCGACTGGTACCAAACCGTACCAATGGTGGAAACCATCGCCGACGCGGCAACCACGCTGACGTTGAAATCAGGCGGCGCCGAGCAGGTACTCGCGTTCGGAACCGACATGGTGATCGGCACCCGCACCGGCCAGCCAGTGATCTCCCTCAAGGACAGCCCGCTGGTCTTCGTCGGCTACGGCGTGGACGCGCCAGAGCGCGGCTGGAATGATTACGACGGCATCGACGTGCGCGGCAAGACCGTGGTGATGCTGGTCAACGATCCGGGGTTCCACGCCAACGAGGCCGCCCTGTTTGACGGCAAGCGGATGACGTATTACGGACGCTGGACCTACAAATTCGAGGAAGCCGCACGCAAAGGCGCGGCCGCTGCGCTGATCATCCATGACACGGCCGGCGCCTCTTATGGCTGGGATGTGGTGAAGAATTCCTGGTCTGGCCCGCAGTACGACCTGCCGGCCGGAAGTGACCCCGATCCGCGCTTGCCCGCCCAGGGATGGATCACCGATGGCGCCGCGACGGCGCTGTGCAAGGCCGCCGGTCAGGATCTTCCAACCTTGCGGGCTGCCGCCAACCGGCGCGGGTTCAAGGCAGTGCCGCTGGCGGCAACCGCCTCGATGACGCTGAAGAGCAGCAGCGTCGAAAAATCCTCGCGCAACGTGCTTGGCCTGCTGCCCGGGAGCGACGCAGCAGACGAAGCAATTGTCTATATGGCGCACTGGGATCATCTCGGCACGCATCCAGGTGAACCCGGCGACAACATTTACAACGGCGCGGTGGACAACGCCACCGGCGTTGCGGGCATCCTCGAAATCGCCGAAGCCTTCCGCAAAGCCAAGACACCGCCGAAGCGCTCGATCCTGTTCCTCGCGGTCACGCTGGAGGAGTCCGGCCTGCTCGGATCCAAGTACTACGTCGGCCATCCCGTCATTCCACTGGACAAGACCGTGGCAGTCATCAATCTGGATGCACTCTCGCCCACCGGCAAGGCGCACGACCTCACCGTTGTCGGCAACGGCAGCTCGCAGCTCGAAGACCTGCTGAAAGCAGTGCTCACCCCGCAGCAACGACGCATCGTCGCGGAAACGAACACGGCCGCCGGGTACTACTTCCGCTCGGACCATTTCAACTTCGCCAAGGCCGGCGTGCCAGCGCTGTACATCGACAGTGGAACCGACCTGATCGACGGCGGACAGACCGCTGGCGATGCCGCAAGCAAGGACTACACCGAGCACCGGTACCACAAGCCGGGTGATCAGTTTGATGCCGCAACATGGCGCCTGGACGGCATCATCGAGGATCTCGAGACGGTGTACGACCTTGGCCAGACATTGGCCAACGACGGCCAGTGGCCCAACTGGTCCCCGGGGAATCCATTCAAGGCAGCGCGCGACAAGATGATGGCGCGTCCGGCCGCCGCAAGAACGCCATGA
- a CDS encoding MAPEG family protein, with amino-acid sequence MFIAYCSILIAACLPYLWTVVAKTGAPGYNNKDPRAWIAKQDSYRVRNAYNAHLNAFEAFPAFAVAVLMAQFAQVDPQRVAWLAMTFIAFRILHGIFYIAALQYLRSLAWMGGLACVIGLMVSAALRVGG; translated from the coding sequence ATGTTCATCGCCTACTGCAGCATCCTGATTGCCGCCTGCCTGCCCTATCTGTGGACGGTGGTCGCGAAAACCGGCGCGCCCGGCTACAACAACAAGGACCCGCGCGCCTGGATCGCCAAGCAGGACAGCTATCGCGTGCGCAATGCCTACAACGCCCACCTCAACGCCTTTGAAGCATTCCCCGCATTCGCGGTCGCCGTGCTGATGGCCCAGTTCGCACAGGTCGATCCGCAGCGCGTCGCGTGGCTGGCCATGACCTTCATTGCATTCCGTATCTTGCACGGCATCTTCTACATCGCCGCCTTGCAGTATCTGCGCAGCCTGGCATGGATGGGCGGCCTCGCCTGCGTGATCGGGCTGATGGTTTCCGCAGCTCTTCGGGTTGGCGGCTGA